In Halobacillus amylolyticus, the following proteins share a genomic window:
- the gltX gene encoding glutamate--tRNA ligase, which produces MTNEVRVRYAPSPTGNLHIGNARTALFNYLFARNAGGKFIIRVEDTDAKRNVEGGEQSQLNYLKWLGIDWDEGSDVGGDYGPYRQMERLDLYKEYVAELLEKGHAYKCYMTEEELDLEREAQRSRGKVPKYSGAHSDLSEEQIKQFEAEGRQPSIRIRVPENKTYKFNDLVREDISFESSDFGDWVIVKKNGTPTYNFAVAIDDHLMEITHVLRGEEHISNTPKQMMVYDALGWEPPTFGHMTLILNEDRKKLSKRDEHILQFIEQYNKLGYLPEALFNFITLLGWSPVGEEEIFTKDQLIEQFDADRLSTSPAIFDPAKLKWMNNQYVKASDFDQVVELTLPHLVEAGRLSENMSEDDRAWARELIGLYQEQLDYGAEIVELTELFFKKEIQYDEAAMDVLKGDQVPEVLDTFKTKLTELEDFSPANIKAQIKATQKETGHKGKKLFMPIRVATTGQTHGPELPDAIHLLGIETVTIRLNDVLNQLQA; this is translated from the coding sequence ATGACGAACGAAGTACGCGTGCGCTATGCACCAAGTCCAACTGGGAATCTACACATTGGTAATGCCCGGACTGCTTTATTTAATTACCTTTTTGCAAGAAATGCGGGAGGTAAGTTCATTATTCGTGTAGAGGATACGGATGCGAAACGAAACGTAGAAGGTGGCGAGCAAAGTCAGCTGAACTACTTGAAATGGCTCGGAATTGACTGGGACGAGGGTTCTGATGTCGGTGGCGATTATGGTCCATACCGCCAAATGGAGCGTCTTGATTTATATAAAGAATATGTAGCTGAACTTCTTGAAAAAGGGCATGCTTACAAATGTTACATGACGGAAGAAGAACTTGATTTAGAGCGAGAAGCACAGCGTTCTCGGGGAAAAGTGCCTAAATACTCTGGTGCTCATAGTGATTTGTCAGAAGAACAAATTAAGCAATTCGAAGCGGAAGGCCGTCAGCCAAGTATTCGTATTCGTGTACCAGAAAACAAAACATACAAATTTAACGACCTCGTACGGGAGGACATTTCCTTCGAATCCAGTGATTTTGGCGATTGGGTTATTGTTAAGAAGAATGGAACACCGACCTACAATTTCGCTGTTGCTATCGATGATCATTTAATGGAAATTACCCACGTGCTTCGCGGTGAAGAGCACATCTCTAATACACCAAAGCAAATGATGGTATATGATGCATTAGGCTGGGAACCGCCAACATTTGGCCACATGACCCTTATTTTGAATGAAGACCGTAAGAAACTAAGTAAGCGTGATGAGCATATCCTGCAATTCATTGAACAGTATAACAAACTCGGGTATTTACCTGAAGCACTATTCAACTTCATTACTCTGCTTGGCTGGTCACCAGTAGGAGAGGAAGAGATTTTCACAAAAGATCAGCTTATTGAACAATTTGATGCTGATCGCTTATCTACGTCCCCTGCGATTTTTGATCCGGCAAAACTGAAGTGGATGAACAATCAATATGTGAAGGCATCAGATTTTGACCAAGTTGTTGAATTGACACTCCCTCATCTTGTTGAAGCGGGTCGTTTGTCTGAAAATATGTCTGAGGATGATCGGGCTTGGGCCCGTGAGCTTATTGGGCTTTACCAAGAGCAATTGGATTATGGTGCTGAAATCGTTGAACTTACGGAACTCTTTTTCAAAAAGGAAATCCAGTATGATGAAGCGGCAATGGACGTACTTAAAGGAGATCAAGTACCAGAAGTACTGGATACGTTTAAAACGAAGCTTACGGAACTTGAAGATTTCTCACCAGCGAACATCAAGGCCCAAATTAAAGCAACCCAAAAAGAAACAGGCCATAAAGGGAAGAAATTGTTTATGCCGATTCGTGTAGCAACAACTGGCCAAACACACGGACCAGAGCTGCCTGACGCTATTCACCTTCTGGGTATCGAAACGGTCACGATTCGTTTGAACGATGTCTTAAATCAGCTTCAAGCTTAA
- the herA gene encoding anti-phage-associated helicase HerA translates to MSVNEKINAEVISVFPNKVKISVDKLEDFRVADETLKVGSYLRVFDNDKAVLIAIIENFSIEVSDEGQRKYIIEANPMGLIKDGEFIRGGDSLAIPPKKVEPATEEDIRKIYTESIPDNVKFNFSSLSTNNDISVPVDGNKFFNKHIAVVGSTGSGKSHTLSTILQNAINEKDGNFELNNSHIILFDIHSEYRSAFPEANFIDISNLTLPYWLLNSEELEELFLDTEANDHNQRNVFKEAVVNNRKLKLNRDAADREKIHFDSPTFFDLNEVLQYVENRNNERKKDNVIQWKDSEGEIFIDNEENRHKLFFEKLTPQGTSNGGVTGKLINFINRLENKINDKRFDFLLGDPSKQITFEETLENLLGYKKEAKSNVTVFDLSGVPFEVLSITVSLISRIIFEYGYYYKRLRTEDDPQQSINNDVPVLLVYEEAHKYVPNSELSKYRSSKKSIERIAKEGRKYGVTLLLASQRPSEISETIFSQCNNFIAMRLTNPNDQNYVKKLLPDTMGNLIEKMPSLRAGEALLIGESIVLPTIVQVDECQSPPSSSDIPYWQLWKDKWKELDIGKIKNEWYK, encoded by the coding sequence GTGTCTGTAAATGAAAAAATAAATGCTGAGGTTATTTCGGTTTTTCCAAATAAAGTAAAGATATCTGTAGACAAATTAGAGGATTTTAGGGTGGCTGATGAAACCCTGAAAGTAGGTTCGTATCTTAGAGTTTTTGACAATGATAAGGCGGTTTTAATCGCTATTATTGAAAATTTCTCTATTGAGGTTAGTGATGAAGGTCAGAGAAAATATATAATTGAAGCTAACCCAATGGGATTAATTAAAGACGGTGAATTTATTAGAGGTGGTGATTCACTAGCTATCCCTCCCAAAAAGGTAGAACCAGCAACTGAAGAGGATATTAGAAAAATTTACACCGAATCAATTCCAGATAATGTGAAATTCAATTTTTCATCTTTATCAACCAATAATGATATTAGTGTTCCTGTTGATGGGAACAAATTTTTTAATAAGCATATTGCAGTAGTCGGCTCAACAGGGTCTGGGAAGTCACACACACTTTCAACCATTTTACAGAATGCCATAAACGAGAAAGACGGAAATTTTGAACTGAATAACTCTCACATAATACTTTTTGATATCCACTCTGAATACAGGTCAGCATTTCCAGAAGCAAACTTTATCGATATTTCTAATCTTACACTGCCTTACTGGTTGTTAAATAGTGAAGAGTTGGAAGAGTTATTCCTCGATACAGAAGCGAACGATCACAATCAGAGAAATGTATTTAAAGAGGCAGTAGTAAATAACAGAAAGCTTAAACTAAATCGTGATGCGGCTGACAGGGAAAAAATACATTTCGATTCCCCAACTTTCTTTGATTTAAATGAAGTATTACAGTATGTTGAAAATCGAAATAATGAAAGGAAAAAGGATAATGTGATCCAGTGGAAGGATTCTGAGGGAGAAATCTTTATAGACAATGAAGAAAACCGTCATAAGCTCTTTTTTGAAAAATTAACACCTCAGGGCACTTCCAATGGAGGGGTTACTGGTAAGCTAATTAATTTTATTAATCGCTTAGAAAACAAAATTAATGATAAGAGATTTGATTTCTTGCTTGGAGACCCTTCAAAACAAATTACGTTTGAAGAAACATTAGAAAATTTATTGGGATATAAAAAGGAAGCGAAATCTAACGTTACTGTTTTTGACTTAAGTGGTGTTCCATTTGAGGTTCTAAGTATAACTGTCTCTTTAATTTCAAGAATTATATTTGAGTACGGATACTATTATAAAAGGTTAAGAACTGAAGATGACCCTCAACAGAGTATAAATAATGATGTTCCTGTGCTTCTTGTTTACGAGGAAGCGCATAAATATGTACCTAACAGTGAGTTATCCAAGTACAGGTCTTCTAAAAAATCAATTGAAAGGATAGCTAAAGAAGGAAGAAAATATGGAGTAACACTCCTTCTTGCTAGTCAAAGGCCCTCAGAGATATCTGAGACTATTTTTTCCCAATGTAACAACTTTATAGCTATGAGATTAACAAACCCAAACGATCAAAATTATGTAAAAAAGCTGTTACCTGACACAATGGGGAATCTTATAGAAAAAATGCCTTCATTAAGAGCTGGTGAGGCTTTACTAATTGGGGAATCAATTGTGCTTCCAACAATAGTACAAGTTGACGAATGTCAATCACCCCCATCATCTAGTGATATCCCTTATTGGCAATTATGGAAAGATAAGTGGAAGGAACTTGATATAGGGAAAATTAAGAATGAATGGTATAAATAG
- a CDS encoding bifunctional 2-C-methyl-D-erythritol 4-phosphate cytidylyltransferase/2-C-methyl-D-erythritol 2,4-cyclodiphosphate synthase: protein MSSIFRDTCLSRFFLIRMVKMTNYTAVILAAGQGKRMLAGKNKQFLMIDNKPLIIHTLAVFVSDHCCKEIILVTNHQEHEQMKELIKAYDFAAAITLVNGGAERQDSVYAGLQTIQHTQLPVFIHDGARPFVKHENLHKLAEVVRDNGAALLAVPVTDTIKRKNEGYLQTLERRLLWAAQTPQGFDYPLILDAHEQARIEKYDGTDDASLVERLGKKVEVVEGSYDNIKLTTPEDLTKAEAYAGGNQTGKAEDQAMFRIGQGFDVHQLAEGRKCIIGGVEIPHEKGLIGHSDADVLLHAIADACLGAIGGGDIGKHFPDTDPEFKDADSGQLLKHVWNVVKEQGYDLGNLDCTVIAEVPKMAPYIDDIRETIARLLATEQSRINVKATTTEKLGFPGRKEGIAAQAVVLLQNSQQS from the coding sequence ATGTCTAGCATCTTCAGGGACACCTGCCTTTCGCGCTTTTTCTTGATTAGGATGGTAAAAATGACGAATTATACAGCCGTTATTCTAGCAGCCGGCCAAGGGAAGAGGATGCTTGCCGGTAAGAATAAACAGTTTTTAATGATTGATAATAAACCATTAATTATACATACACTTGCGGTTTTTGTATCAGATCATTGCTGTAAGGAAATTATACTCGTAACAAATCACCAAGAGCATGAACAAATGAAGGAACTTATCAAAGCATATGATTTTGCGGCGGCCATTACCCTGGTAAATGGGGGGGCAGAGCGACAGGACAGCGTATATGCAGGCCTGCAAACAATTCAGCATACCCAACTTCCTGTATTTATTCATGATGGGGCCCGTCCTTTTGTAAAACATGAGAATTTACATAAGCTGGCGGAAGTGGTGCGTGATAACGGAGCAGCTTTGTTAGCTGTACCGGTGACGGATACGATTAAACGAAAAAACGAGGGGTACCTGCAGACGCTTGAGAGAAGGTTGTTGTGGGCGGCCCAAACCCCGCAAGGCTTTGACTATCCATTAATCTTGGATGCCCATGAACAAGCCCGGATTGAAAAATATGACGGTACGGATGATGCTTCTCTAGTGGAGCGTTTGGGCAAGAAGGTTGAGGTTGTTGAAGGAAGTTATGACAATATTAAGCTAACGACTCCGGAAGATTTAACAAAAGCAGAGGCTTATGCAGGCGGTAATCAAACAGGAAAGGCAGAGGATCAGGCTATGTTTCGAATAGGTCAAGGATTTGATGTGCACCAATTAGCAGAAGGACGTAAATGTATTATCGGCGGTGTTGAAATTCCCCATGAAAAAGGGCTGATCGGTCACTCCGATGCTGATGTGTTGCTCCATGCGATTGCTGACGCCTGTCTTGGAGCAATTGGAGGAGGGGATATTGGCAAGCATTTCCCAGACACGGACCCTGAATTCAAAGACGCCGACTCTGGTCAACTTTTGAAGCATGTATGGAATGTTGTAAAAGAACAAGGCTATGACCTAGGGAATCTTGATTGTACGGTGATCGCAGAGGTCCCGAAAATGGCGCCTTATATTGATGACATTCGTGAGACTATTGCCCGTTTATTAGCAACAGAACAATCACGAATAAATGTGAAAGCCACAACTACAGAGAAACTCGGTTTTCCTGGAAGGAAAGAAGGGATTGCCGCCCAGGCTGTTGTTCTTCTGCAAAATAGTCAACAATCTTAG
- the cysE gene encoding serine O-acetyltransferase codes for MGLMKMFKEDVDVVFDQDPAARSYVEVILTYSGLHAIWAHRIAHAFYRRKFFFIARVISQISRFFTGIEIHPGAKIGRRFFIDHGMGVVIGETCEIGDNVTLFQGVTLGGTGKEKGKRHPTLKNNSLVATGAKVLGSITIGENSKVGAGSVVLHEVPDNSTVVGIPGHVVIQDGKKIRKKDLDHHKLPDPVYDRLNQMEKEIERLRNQLDEVEGVKHNEH; via the coding sequence ATGGGGCTTATGAAAATGTTTAAAGAGGATGTCGATGTAGTCTTTGATCAGGATCCAGCAGCTCGTTCGTACGTAGAAGTCATTTTGACATACTCTGGTTTGCACGCGATATGGGCACATCGAATAGCCCATGCTTTTTATAGGCGGAAGTTTTTCTTTATTGCCCGAGTCATTTCTCAAATCAGCCGTTTTTTCACAGGCATTGAAATCCATCCAGGTGCTAAAATCGGCCGTCGTTTCTTTATCGACCATGGGATGGGGGTTGTGATTGGTGAAACATGTGAAATAGGCGATAATGTGACGTTATTTCAAGGCGTGACGTTAGGTGGAACAGGGAAAGAGAAAGGAAAACGGCATCCGACTCTAAAGAATAATTCACTCGTTGCCACAGGAGCGAAAGTATTAGGATCGATCACGATTGGGGAAAATTCTAAGGTCGGGGCAGGGTCAGTCGTGCTGCATGAGGTGCCTGATAATTCAACAGTGGTCGGTATCCCGGGTCACGTGGTTATCCAAGATGGAAAGAAAATCCGCAAGAAGGACCTAGACCATCACAAGCTTCCTGATCCGGTGTATGATCGACTTAATCAAATGGAAAAGGAAATCGAACGTTTACGTAATCAATTAGATGAGGTGGAAGGAGTCAAGCACAATGAGCATTAA
- a CDS encoding DUF4297 family anti-phage-associated protein, whose protein sequence is MSTREATDTIRGYFYQFDYSIAQLLGLSNVDDSITIEGIEDVDIKTVEKDVAIQCKYYAKTEYNHSVIAKPIRLMLTHFKDVKSGKRPSLDYHLYGHYKSGQHKLTLPIDIDFLKDNFLTYTKDRIKSCHHEDLALSDDDLREFLNKLNIDIHAKEYNEQWEQVIDSIKEHFDCTKFEAEHFYYNNAIKLIKEISTKPSGRTVSKSEFLRRIDTKEILFNEWFVLFKGRKKFLRNLRNQYFPSTLNTSPYERFFLIEVNSSTYERLEIKELIFLISKRWSNLSRRNPTTFCPYIYIHNISAEELINLKIDLHSEGFNFIDGFDFHGAPFSPRSMCVTAGPANNINVKIINDIEHIKMTLDEISTTKEVYQFYQEEPYFNSGDISAKHIKIPLQDIKEIKEVI, encoded by the coding sequence ATGAGTACTAGAGAAGCAACAGATACTATAAGAGGATACTTTTACCAATTTGACTATTCAATTGCACAATTACTTGGTTTAAGTAATGTAGACGACTCTATTACAATTGAAGGAATTGAGGATGTTGATATAAAGACAGTAGAAAAAGATGTGGCCATCCAATGTAAATACTATGCTAAGACAGAATATAATCACTCTGTTATTGCAAAGCCGATAAGATTAATGCTTACTCACTTTAAAGATGTTAAAAGCGGCAAAAGACCGAGCTTAGATTATCATTTATACGGTCACTATAAAAGTGGTCAGCATAAGCTAACTTTACCGATTGATATTGACTTTCTAAAAGACAATTTCCTTACATACACGAAAGACCGAATTAAGTCTTGCCATCACGAGGATTTGGCACTGTCTGATGATGATTTAAGAGAATTCCTAAATAAACTTAATATCGATATTCACGCTAAAGAATACAATGAACAATGGGAACAAGTAATAGATTCGATCAAAGAGCACTTTGATTGTACTAAGTTTGAGGCTGAACACTTTTATTACAACAATGCAATTAAACTTATAAAAGAAATATCAACAAAGCCATCCGGTAGGACAGTTAGTAAGAGTGAATTCCTGAGAAGAATAGATACAAAAGAAATCCTTTTTAATGAATGGTTTGTACTTTTCAAAGGAAGAAAGAAATTTTTAAGGAATTTAAGAAACCAGTATTTCCCATCAACTTTAAACACCTCGCCATATGAAAGGTTTTTTTTAATTGAAGTGAATAGTTCTACCTATGAAAGATTAGAAATAAAGGAATTAATCTTCTTGATATCAAAAAGGTGGTCAAATCTATCAAGGAGAAATCCTACCACGTTTTGTCCATATATTTATATACATAATATTTCGGCTGAAGAGTTAATTAATTTAAAGATTGATTTACACTCAGAGGGGTTTAATTTCATAGACGGGTTTGATTTTCACGGTGCACCTTTTTCACCTAGGTCTATGTGTGTTACCGCAGGTCCCGCTAATAACATTAATGTGAAAATTATTAATGATATTGAACATATAAAAATGACACTTGATGAAATAAGTACAACTAAAGAGGTTTATCAGTTTTATCAGGAGGAGCCATATTTTAATTCCGGTGACATTAGTGCGAAACACATCAAAATTCCACTTCAAGATATTAAGGAAATAAAGGAGGTCATATAG
- a CDS encoding PIN/TRAM domain-containing protein produces the protein MLRRIVQLFIVVTGGTLGYLYIPELLSMMNVTWQGWIQSVVGAVLGALILFLLTFWVVDYIVNFLRWVEDALVRAPVADLLFGSLGLIVGLLIAYLVNNILQDIKIQIVNQVLPIFITFLLGYFGFQVGFKRKDEFLNLLTIANKKDKKTSEEELAEAGVVDRSMIPKEKILDTSVIIDGRIADICETHFLEGTIVIPQFVLEELQHIADSSDGLKRNRGRRGLDILNRLQKDLPVKVEIYEGDFEEIQEVDSKLVKLAKVMGGIVVTNDFNLNKVCEFQNVQVLNINDLANAVKPVVLPGEEMTIQIIKDGKEQKQGIGYLDDGTMIVVEEGKEYIGRTIEVVVTSVLQTSAGRMIFAKPKSLEKAL, from the coding sequence GTGCTTAGACGAATTGTTCAGTTATTTATTGTTGTAACCGGGGGGACGCTTGGTTATCTTTATATCCCCGAATTACTCTCGATGATGAATGTTACATGGCAAGGATGGATTCAATCCGTAGTCGGGGCCGTTTTAGGAGCACTAATCTTATTTTTACTAACATTTTGGGTTGTAGATTATATTGTTAATTTTTTAAGGTGGGTAGAGGATGCACTCGTACGCGCCCCTGTTGCTGATTTGCTATTTGGGAGTCTTGGATTAATTGTCGGGCTGCTCATTGCTTATTTAGTCAATAACATATTACAAGATATTAAGATTCAAATTGTTAACCAAGTTTTACCGATTTTCATAACGTTCCTGCTAGGTTACTTCGGTTTTCAGGTAGGGTTTAAGAGGAAGGACGAGTTCTTAAACTTGCTTACCATTGCCAACAAGAAAGATAAAAAAACGAGTGAAGAAGAGCTTGCAGAGGCGGGCGTTGTGGACCGTTCAATGATTCCGAAAGAGAAAATTTTAGATACAAGTGTGATCATTGATGGACGAATTGCTGATATATGTGAAACCCACTTTCTTGAGGGCACGATTGTGATTCCACAGTTTGTTTTGGAAGAACTTCAGCATATTGCCGACTCTTCGGACGGTCTCAAACGTAACCGCGGTCGACGTGGACTAGATATTTTAAATCGTCTCCAAAAAGATTTACCTGTAAAGGTGGAGATTTATGAAGGGGATTTTGAGGAAATTCAGGAGGTGGACAGTAAGCTTGTGAAGCTTGCTAAGGTTATGGGCGGCATTGTCGTTACAAATGACTTCAACCTTAATAAAGTATGTGAATTCCAAAACGTCCAGGTCCTAAACATTAATGATCTAGCAAATGCGGTTAAGCCAGTTGTTCTTCCAGGTGAAGAGATGACGATTCAGATTATTAAAGACGGCAAAGAACAAAAACAGGGAATTGGCTATTTGGATGATGGAACGATGATTGTAGTTGAAGAAGGGAAGGAGTACATTGGCAGGACGATTGAGGTCGTCGTGACTAGTGTCCTTCAAACATCTGCAGGCCGCATGATTTTTGCTAAGCCAAAATCACTTGAAAAAGCTTTATAA
- the disA gene encoding DNA integrity scanning diadenylate cyclase DisA: MELQETKDNGIGEILKFVAPGTPIRDGIDNVLRAKTGGLIVVGYGETIQELVDGGFHIQSRFTPAHLYELAKMDGALILNDEGAKILYANAQLMPDPDIPSTETGMRHRTAERVAKQTGHLVIAISQRRNVITLYKGPLRYSLKDIGVILTKANQAIQTLEKYKNVLDQSVTNLGAMEFEDMVSFSEVVQVVHRIEMVLRIKTEILNYVNELGTEGRLIQLQLTELVSNIEEDAKFLLKDYSKRPDYEPYYILRKMQEGANAELLSDEQVLKLLGYSSAKKMTDPIYPRGYRILHRIPRLPIVIIEHLVERFGTLNEIVQASVKELVEVDGVGEIRATKIRDGLERIQEQLFVDRHI, translated from the coding sequence ATGGAGTTACAAGAAACAAAAGATAACGGCATCGGAGAGATTCTTAAATTTGTTGCGCCTGGTACACCGATTCGTGACGGCATAGACAATGTATTACGTGCCAAGACGGGCGGGCTTATTGTTGTAGGGTACGGTGAGACGATTCAAGAGCTGGTCGATGGCGGGTTTCATATTCAATCACGTTTTACCCCCGCCCATTTATATGAACTGGCTAAAATGGATGGAGCATTAATTTTGAATGATGAGGGTGCAAAGATCCTGTATGCCAATGCACAGTTAATGCCTGATCCTGATATTCCTTCAACCGAAACGGGTATGCGCCACAGGACGGCGGAGCGAGTGGCGAAACAAACCGGCCATTTGGTTATTGCGATTTCCCAGAGGAGAAATGTAATTACTCTTTATAAAGGTCCTTTACGGTATTCACTTAAAGATATTGGTGTGATTTTGACAAAAGCAAATCAAGCGATTCAGACGCTTGAAAAATATAAAAATGTGTTAGATCAAAGTGTGACGAATTTAGGTGCAATGGAATTTGAAGATATGGTCTCTTTTTCAGAGGTCGTTCAGGTCGTTCACCGCATCGAAATGGTCTTAAGGATTAAAACAGAAATTTTGAACTACGTAAACGAACTTGGAACAGAAGGCCGCTTAATTCAACTGCAGCTTACAGAGCTTGTTTCAAACATTGAAGAGGATGCAAAGTTTTTATTGAAGGATTATAGTAAGCGTCCGGACTATGAACCATATTATATCCTGCGAAAAATGCAGGAAGGGGCAAACGCAGAATTATTATCAGATGAACAGGTGCTGAAGCTGTTAGGTTATTCATCTGCTAAAAAAATGACTGATCCTATCTATCCGAGGGGATATCGAATATTGCATCGCATTCCAAGACTTCCCATTGTAATCATCGAACATCTTGTAGAGAGATTTGGTACGTTAAACGAGATTGTTCAAGCTTCCGTAAAAGAACTAGTTGAAGTGGATGGTGTAGGGGAAATTCGAGCTACAAAGATTCGTGATGGTCTTGAGCGGATTCAGGAGCAATTATTTGTTGATCGGCACATATGA
- the cysS gene encoding cysteine--tRNA ligase, producing MSINVYNTLTRAKEAFQPLEEGKVKMYVCGPTVYNYIHIGNARPAIVFDTVRRYFEYRGYDVEYVLNFTDVDDKLIKAANEMGEEVPDIANRFIEAYKEDVGALGVKEAVHHPRVTDNMDEIIAFIKGLIEKGFAYESEGDVYFRTRSFNEYGKLSHQSIDELRSGARIEVGEKKEDPLDFTLWKEAKPEEISWEGPWGKGRPGWHIECSAMAQKYLGDTIDIHAGGQDLTFPHHENEIAQSEANNGESFARYWMHNGYINIENEKMSKSLGNFVLAHDLVQKHDPQVIRFFMLSVQYRHPINFSNELLAGAKNSFDRIRNAYENIQHRKQSSLNLVEDTASWMEQIEHHKQQFIAEMDDDFNTANAISVLFDLTKSANLYLQSDQTDEAVLEEYQHVLTELTSVLGLQIFQEAVLLDEEIDALIAERKQARKDRDFERADQIRDELKERNIILEDTSQGTRWKRG from the coding sequence ATGAGCATTAACGTCTACAACACACTAACGAGAGCAAAAGAAGCTTTTCAACCGCTGGAAGAGGGAAAAGTAAAAATGTATGTTTGCGGTCCGACTGTTTACAACTATATTCATATCGGTAATGCTCGTCCGGCTATCGTATTTGATACGGTGCGTAGATATTTCGAATATAGAGGCTATGATGTCGAATATGTGCTCAACTTTACAGATGTTGATGACAAATTAATTAAGGCAGCAAATGAAATGGGCGAAGAGGTTCCGGATATCGCTAATCGCTTCATAGAGGCGTATAAAGAGGATGTTGGTGCGCTGGGAGTGAAAGAAGCAGTACACCATCCTCGTGTAACGGATAACATGGATGAAATCATTGCTTTTATCAAAGGATTAATAGAAAAAGGCTTCGCTTATGAGTCAGAAGGGGATGTGTATTTCCGAACACGTTCTTTTAATGAATACGGGAAGCTGTCCCATCAATCGATTGATGAGCTTCGTTCAGGCGCTAGGATTGAGGTAGGGGAGAAGAAGGAAGACCCACTTGACTTTACTCTCTGGAAAGAGGCGAAACCTGAAGAAATCTCCTGGGAAGGCCCGTGGGGGAAAGGACGTCCAGGCTGGCATATTGAGTGCTCCGCCATGGCTCAAAAGTATTTAGGGGACACGATCGATATCCATGCGGGCGGGCAGGACCTAACGTTTCCTCACCATGAAAATGAAATTGCCCAGTCTGAAGCAAATAACGGCGAATCCTTTGCCCGGTACTGGATGCATAATGGGTATATCAATATTGAAAATGAAAAGATGTCTAAGTCTCTAGGGAACTTTGTTCTCGCCCATGATCTTGTTCAGAAGCATGATCCCCAGGTTATTCGTTTCTTTATGCTTAGTGTACAATACCGCCACCCGATTAACTTTAGTAATGAGCTTTTAGCAGGGGCTAAAAATAGCTTCGATCGGATTCGCAATGCATATGAAAACATTCAACACCGCAAGCAATCTAGTTTAAACCTGGTAGAGGATACGGCTTCATGGATGGAGCAAATTGAACATCATAAACAACAGTTTATTGCAGAAATGGATGATGATTTCAATACAGCCAACGCGATTTCTGTACTGTTTGATTTAACAAAATCAGCTAATCTTTATTTGCAGTCAGACCAGACGGATGAGGCCGTGCTTGAGGAGTATCAACATGTATTGACAGAGCTGACCAGCGTTCTAGGTCTGCAAATTTTCCAGGAGGCTGTGTTGCTTGATGAGGAAATAGATGCATTAATTGCTGAACGGAAACAGGCTCGTAAAGATAGGGATTTTGAGCGTGCTGACCAAATTCGTGATGAGTTGAAGGAACGTAATATTATCCTGGAGGACACATCCCAGGGCACACGCTGGAAGCGGGGCTGA